Proteins encoded within one genomic window of Trichoderma asperellum chromosome 2, complete sequence:
- a CDS encoding uncharacterized protein (TransMembrane:6 (i99-116o136-159i171-192o198-219i226-245o265-284i)), translating to MDTARVAYINETERLLSRMSGPAVGSDPVNGYNKEAGVPPPTNGHHVQTQGPPAGMSQYPQYQYTPFGNAQDPNLQGQPHQAMISQVYQPTLGKIGNPGPLGLIGFALTTFVLGLYQCGAGLPNSNPLGTVGPDQAVFGVAVFFGGMAQFVAGVMEFVLGNTFGCTLHCSYGAFWLAFAMFLVPTLGIQAAYNGDQRAFSFAVGIFLIIWCFLTIIFFVAALKTNFTILMVLGLLALSFFFLSIAQFVSTEHLTAAVRLNRAGGAFAVFCAMFAFYAGAAGLMLKDTTFVTFPLGEIPYPSVRRERAAKAHQV from the exons ATGGACACGGCACGAGTTGCGTATATAAACGAG ACTGAAAGACTCTTATCCAGAATGTCTGGTCCTGCTGTCGGCTCAGACCCCGTTAACGGGTATAACAAAGAGGCTGGGGTGCCGCCGCCAACCAACGGGCATCATGTTCAAACTCAGGGCCCTCCTGCTGGGATGTCTCAGTATCCGCAGTACCAATATACTCCGTTTGGCAACGCCCAAGACCCGAATCTTCAAGGCCAGCCTCATCAGGCCATGATCTCCCAGGTCTACCAGCCTACTTTGGGCAAAATTGGTAACCCAGGTCCTCTTGGCCTGATCGGCTTCGCCCTGACTACATTCGTTCTCGGGCTCTATCAATGTGGTGCTGG TCTTCCCAACTCCAACCCTTTGGGTACTGTTGGTCCTGACCAAGCCGTCTTTGGTGTCGCCGTATTCTTCGGGGGTATGGCCCAGTTTGTCGCTGGCGTCATGGAATTCGTGCTTGGCAATACTTTCGGTTGCACCCTCCACTGCTCATACGGGGCTTTCTGGCTTGCTTTTGCCATGTTCCTTGTCCCTACGTTGGGCATTCAGGCCGCATATAATGGAGACCAGCGTGCCTTTAGCTTTGCCGTCGGCATTTTCCTCATTATATGGTGCTTCctcaccatcatcttcttcgttgcAGCGCTCAAGACCAACTTCACAATCTTGATGGTGCTTGGCCTGCtcgctctttctttcttctttctcagcATCGCGCAGTTCGTCTCGACCGAGCACCTCACTGCCGCGGTTCGCTTGAACCGTGCTGGTGGAGCTTTCGCCGTCTTCTGTGCCATGTTTGCATTCtatgctggagctgctggtctcATGCTTAAGGATACGACATTTGTCACCTTCCCGCTCGGAGAAATTCCATATCCCTCGGTCAGAAGGGAGAGGGCGGCGAAAGCGCACCAGGTTTAA
- a CDS encoding uncharacterized protein (EggNog:ENOG41~SECRETED:SignalP(1-20)~TransMembrane:1 (n7-15c20/21o202-223i)), which translates to MAAPKMTMALAGLFVSGAFATTPFSDCQSTVTAEPQQIGSTTSNGVLMYSMNYCTVIESTQCHVSLATATTTVAPESSAGYSAPAIESTIQAASATPVVEETIVPGEPAPTTVMTEVAPNASQATGEIAATVISTTDSLGNPTLKTSSGVATGSAVTTGGTLSASSSATGKQQTNSTATSPKDSPSGSMTAPSAPDRTSAGAVLELLLPNVALGIAAMVIVYFI; encoded by the exons ATGGCTGCACCCAAGATGACCATGGCTCTCGCAGGCCTCTTCGTGTCTGGCGCGTTTGCCACCACTCCCTTCT CGGACTGCCAGTCGACTGTTACTGCTGAGCCTCAGCAGATCGGTTCCACCACTTCCAACG GCGTCCTCATGTACTCCATGAACTACTGCACTGTCATTGAGAGCACTCAGTGCCATGTCTCTCTTGCCACTGCCACCACTACTGTGGCCCCTGAGTCTTCTGCCGGTTACTCTGCTCCTGCCATCGAGTCGACCATTCAGGCTGCGTCCGCTACCCCAGTGGTCGAGGAGACAATTGTCCCCGGCGAGCCTGCCCCAACTACAGTCATGACTGAAGTTGCCCCTAATGCTTCTCAGGCCACTGGAGAGATAGCTGCTACTGTCATTTCGACCACCGACAGCCTTGGCAATCCAACTCTCAAGACTAGCTCTGGTGTTGCTACTGGATCGGCCGTTACCACCGGTGGCACTCTTTCTGCCTCGAGCTCTGCCACGGGTAAGCAGCAGACCAATTCGACTGCTACCTCTCCCAAGGACAGCCCCTCTGGTAGCATGACTGCTCCCTCTGCCCCGGATCGCACCAGCGCCGGAGCGGTCCTTGAGTTGCTGCTCCCCAATGTTGCCCTTGGAATTGCAGCCATGGTCATCGTTTATTTCATCTAA
- a CDS encoding uncharacterized protein (BUSCO:EOG092D29YU) has protein sequence MSRRSAGELSRYLLEGHLSHRGCINGRRLSSRAAPLWPSLRHPYALRHLHTQPKPAATGVPQPAHVPLRKQLKEQAKQAKKQGKKKSKGDSQTVDGWELTVGIEIHAQLNTSRKLFSPATTSFNDEPNSHVALFDVAMPGSQPLFQKETLIPALRAALALNCEIQPVSRFDRKHYFWWDQPSGYQITQFYEPFAKKGHITLLARDGISAEDGESVTVGIKQVQLEQDTAKTLAQTGSVHWLDFNRVGVPLIEIITEPEMHHPRTAAVLVRKIQLLLNTVDSCVSGMETGGLRADVNVSVRRADDGSKTLGTRTEIKNLSTIKAVEDAIIAERDRQIRELEAGNVIAGETRGWTIGSKETRRLRGKEGEVDYRYMPDPDLPPLVIGNDLVQSLQQSLAVLPDTELDRLVMHYGLTPKDALSLITLDNGSRVQYFYRVLALLEGKLRADADLAELPDAASYSTLAANWILHELGRLTTYKAGPLASGDLSFTQLGECAQVPEEDLSQLLYHLHRKDITGKVAKELLIAVYLKELEGGILEAINANDLWFKEISKEEYNALAESAAEGEDKVLEEFADEQKYPQGKLMYLVGKMMRLGPTERIDPATAESAMRLWIERFHGRQ, from the coding sequence ATGAGCCGCAGATCTGCGGGTGAACTCAGCAGATATCTGCTTGAGGGCCATTTATCACACCGAGGATGTATCAATGGCCGGCGATTATCTTCGCGGGCAGCACCTCTCTGGCCATCACTGCGCCACCCGTATGCTTTGCGGCACTTACATACACAGCCTAAGCCAGCCGCAACAGGAGTACCACAACCAGCTCATGTACCCTTACGGAAGCAACTAAAAGAGCAAGCGAAGcaagcaaagaagcaaggcaaaaagaagtcCAAAGGCGACTCGCAGACCGTGGATGGCTGGGAACTGACCGTCGGTATTGAGATCCATGCTCAGCTGAACACCTCTCGCAAGCTGTTTTCACCAGCTACGACTTCGTTCAATGATGAGCCAAACAGCCACGTGGCGCTTTTTGACGTTGCAATGCCAGGTAGTCAGCCTTTGTTTCAGAAGGAAACGCTGATTCCGGCTCTTCGAGCAGCACTAGCCCTTAACTGCGAGATACAGCCTGTCAGTCGGTTTGACAGGAAGCATTATTTTTGGTGGGACCAGCCCTCGGGCTACCAGATTACGCAATTCTACGAACCGTTTGCTAAAAAGGGCCACATCACGCTACTTGCTCGGGATGGCATCTCTGCGGAGGATGGGGAGAGTGTTACTGTTGGAATCAAGCAGGTCCAGCTCGAGCAGGACACGGCCAAGACTCTTGCGCAAACGGGGAGTGTTCACTGGCTAGATTTCAACCGTGTTGGCGTACCCTTGATCGAGATAATCACCGAGCCGGAGATGCATCACCCACGCACGGCTGCTGTGCTTGTGCGTAAaatccagcttctcctcaacACTGTGGATTCGTGCGTGTCTGGTATGGAGACAGGCGGTCTTAGAGCTGATGTGAACGTATCTGTTCGAAGGGCtgatgatggcagcaaaaCTCTTGGAACCCGCACCGAGATTAAGAATTTGAGCACCATCAAGGCAGTGGAAGATGCCATTATCGCCGAGCGTGATCGTCAGATTCGAGAACTAGAGGCAGGCAACGTGATTGCTGGCGAAACGCGTGGCTGGACAATTGGATCCAAAGAAACCCGCCGTTTGCGTGGTAAAGAGGGCGAAGTTGATTATCGTTACATGCCCGACCCTGACTTGCCACCGCTTGTGATCGGGAATGACCTTGTGCAAAGCCTGCAGCAGTCGCTTGCAGTCCTGCCAGATACAGAGCTTGACAGGCTGGTTATGCACTACGGCCTCACACCTAAGgacgctctctctctcatcacaCTCGACAACGGGTCGCGCGTGCAGTACTTTTATCGCGTCTTGGCTTTGTTGGAGGGTAAGTTGCGAGCTGACGCGGATCTTGCGGAGCTTCCCGACGCCGCTTCATATTCGACTCTGGCGGCTAACTGGATCCTTCACGAGCTTGGCCGTCTGACAACATACAAAGCCGGGCCACTAGCGTCAGGGGATCTTTCCTTTACACAGTTAGGAGAGTGCGCCCAGGTGCCAGAAGAAGACTTGTCGCAGCTTCTCTATCACCTTCACCGCAAGGACATCACAGGCAAGGTAGCAAAGGAGCTGCTTATTGCGGTGTATTTGAAGGAGCTTGAGGGAGGCATTCTGGAAGCCATCAATGCCAACGATCTCTGGTTCAAGGAGATTTCCAAGGAAGAGTACAATGCTCTTGCTGAATCGGCTGCCGAGGGCGAAGACAAGGTACTTGAGGAGTTTGCTGACGAGCAGAAGTATCCCCAAGGCAAGCTTATGTACCTAGTTGGCAAGATGATGCGCCTCGGCCCCACGGAAAGAATCGATCCCGCTACGGCAGAGAGTGCCATGAGGCTGTGGATCGAACGATTTCATGGCAGGCAATGA
- a CDS encoding uncharacterized protein (EggNog:ENOG41), with product MSFLTRTINTSRTVAFATPVSRIAAARTSRTFTTSLAAQKTATETVKDELKHIDRVVSDKLVDGINIATAASHKVKETAEDLSRSGVASQVEGEAAHARAKAEEMKGRAAGKAQEMKGKAKGAAAETKGKAKENLEEMQSNLFE from the exons ATGTCTTTTCTCACTCGCACCATCAACACAAGCAGGACCGTCGCATTTGCGACACCTGTATCACGAATTGCTGCGGCTCGAACGTCGCGGACGTTTACCACCTCACTAGCCGCTCAGAAGACCGCCACCGAGACTGTGAAGGATGAGCTCAAGCACATTGACAGAGTTGTGAGCGACAAGCTCGTGGATGGAATCAACATTGCTA CCGCCGCATCACATAAAGTCAAAGAAACAGCCGAGGACCTTTCCAGAAGCGGTGTCGCTAGCCAGGTAGAAGGTGAAGCGGCCCATGCCAGagccaaggcagaggagatgaAAGGTCGCGCCGCAGGCAAGGCTCAGGAGATGAAGGGCAAAGCAAAGGGAGCTGCTGCGGAGACAAAGGGCAAAGCCAAGGAAAATTTGGAGGAGATGCAGAGCAATTTGTTTGAATAA
- a CDS encoding uncharacterized protein (EggNog:ENOG41~SECRETED:SignalP(1-17)) yields MRPSITIALTAAVVAWAAPAPMPTPPGIPSDSTARTLLAGLKVAVPGSGSDYDRTLFPHWINIAGTCDAREYVLKRDGDGVVVNSACVPLSGDWVSPYDNAKFTNASKLDIDHMVPLKNAWISGASSWTTQRRQDFANDVTRPQLWAVSASSNRSKGDKSPDKWKPPLSSFYCTYAKSWIDVKSAYALTISSAEKTALGSMLDSC; encoded by the exons ATGAGGCCATCCATCACAATTGCTCTCACCGCCGCCGTCGTGGCCTGggctgctccagctcctaTGCCCACACCG CCCGGTATTCCTTCCGATAGCACCGCCAGAACTCTTCTTGCAGGCCTCAAAGTTGCCGTCCCCGGCTCTGGCAGCGATTACGATCGCACCTTGTTTCCCCATTGGATCAACATAGCCGGTACTTGTGACGCTCG CGAATATGTGTTGAAGCGCGATGGTGACGGCGTCGTAGTCAACAGCGCCTGTGTGCCTCTCTCTGGCGACTGGGTCAGCCCCTACGATAATGCAAAGTTTACGAATGCATCGAAACTAGACATTGACCACATGGTTCCTCTAAAGAATGCATGGATT TCCGGTGCCTCGAGCTGGACCACACAACGGCGTCAAGACTTCGCCAACGACGTCACCCGCCCCCAGCTCTGGGCCGTCTCTGCAAGTTCAAACCGCTCCAAGGGTGACAAGAGCCCCGACAAGTGGAAGCCTCCGCTGTCGAGCTTCTACTGCACCTACGCCAAGTCCTGGATCGACGTCAAGAGTGCCTATGCATTGACCATTTCAAGCGCCGAAAAAACAGCATTGGGCAGCATGTTGGACTCTTGCTGA
- a CDS encoding uncharacterized protein (EggNog:ENOG41~TransMembrane:3 (i460-481o487-505i517-534o)) — protein MSAKAESGPPDPSKLDKEKGIATHTRHVSIDENLHSAGRLRASSSPVTASPLPSRWPPSDFASKYPPADEGKASENVFSRQSSQPVSSTKANNQPPTTPIEASSSTPAKFNKDGESSNTRLEGENEAIHVKEKPRIDHHRRLSSKSHASPRQSSNHLDYSMQNPEDPTRIPGHRHPFNGRPPMPPEMPNFNPINTQGRPHQPFPGSFSNGGYGPQGIPYPAPDPPQPVFLPSPMQTSFPPQHPIPNYQAPGLPLSGYELLVARLTGNMAGKKLAPIYRRFEALHHRLLLHMQDELMEMEEQLRNLDAADTQLRKHHGGIHPASRRMESNSSTDAIWRRKDIIKSIAEKLYQYNQVITSFNATHALPEPSLQEVLAYQSYLREFNPIVEGESQFLDFAGDLVNIGRRKRRPNSNPPDEPASPVSRFPGMVGFSPPPSSQISNASSSVHPAESNPKLALNRLAIALAMIVLAPVISFAVIPGFVGRMTVVFLVGLGSAAALFQSGLLNSVAEDRSMMDWLLCVGVYGAVMAIIAGII, from the exons ATGTCTGCTAAGGCAGAATCAGGGCCCCCAGATCCATCCAAGTTggacaaagagaagggaaTAGCTACGCACACTCGGCATGTCAGTATTGATGAGAATCTACACTCGGCTGGGCGTCTAAGAGCCTCTAGCTCACCCGTTACTGCATCACCATTACCAAGTAGGTGGCCTCCATCGGACTTCGCCTCGAAATACCCACCGGCTGATGAGGGGAAAGCGTCAGAAAATGTTTTTTCGCGCCAGTCTTCTCAGCCAGTTTCATCTACCAAAGCAAATAATCAGCCTCCAACTACACCTATagaagcatcatcatcaacaccgGCAAAGTTTAACAAGGATGGTGAATCATCGAATACACGTCTCGAAGGAGAAAACGAGGCAATTCATGTCAAAGAGAAGCCAAGAATTGATCACCACAGACGCTTAAGCTCGAAAAGCCACGCCAGCCCTAGGCAGTCATCTAATCATTTGGATTATTCTATGCAAAATCCTGAGGACCCAACTAGAA TCCCAGGTCACCGTCATCCGTTCAATGGGAGACCCCCGATGCCCCCTGAAATGCCCAATTTCAACCCCATTAACACTCAAGGCCGACCACATCAACCTTTCCCAGGAAGTTTCTCCAACGGAGGATATGGCCCTCAAGGTATTCCATATCCTGCCCCCGATCCGCCACAGCCGGTTTTTCTTCCATCGCCCATGCAAACCTCATTCCCTCCGCAACATCCAATACCAAATTATCAAGCTCCCGGGCTACCACTCAGTGGCTATGAACTCTTGGTAGCGAGGTTGACGGGCAACATGGCGGGGAAGAAACTTGCACCTATATATCGACGATTCgaagctcttcatcaccgaCTACTGCTACACATGCAAGATGAGCtcatggagatggaagaacAGCTACGCAATCTTGATGCGGCAGATACGCAGCTCAGAAAGCACCATGGAGGGATACATCCAGCATCCCGGCGGATGGAAAGCAATAGCTCAACGGATGCAAtttggagaaggaaagaTATCATAAAAAGTATTGCCGAAAAATTATACCAGTACA ATCAAGTCATCACCTCATTCAACGCCACTCACGCCTTACCTGAACCAAGCCTTCAAGAAGTTCTCGCCTACCAATCTTACCTTAGAGAGTTCAATCCAATAGTAGAGGGCGAGTCTCAGTTTCTAGACTTCGCAGGCGATCTAGTCAATATAGGACGGCGCAAACGGCGGCCGAATAGCAATCCTCCAGACGAACCTGCCAGCCCGGTGTCTCGGTTCCCCGGCATGGTTGGATTTTCACCACCGCCCAGCAGTCAAATATCTAACGCCAGCAGTTCGGTCCATCCCGCTGAGAGCAATCCAAAGCTGGCTTTGAATCGTCTTGCTATAGCTCTGGCCATGATCGTGCTCGCCCCAGTGATCAGCTTCGCCGTAATCCCAGGTTTCGTCGGCCGTATGACAGTCGTCTTCCTAGTGGGTCTCGGGAGTGCTGCTGCGTTGTTTCAATCCGGACTGCTCAATTCTGTGGCAGAGGATCGAAGCATGATGGATTGGTTGCTTTGTGTAGGAGTTTATGGAGCGGTAATGGCTATAATTGCAGGTATTATTTAA
- a CDS encoding uncharacterized protein (BUSCO:EOG092D13K4), which produces MTGPPPQQLDGQQSQPELFDAHSVSSTPTNKTEDEHGAQANAPRVSEDGKSEGETIGEAGESAEGQTTKGDGGDEDGEPSNELEGKNVEVTDADIDADNNKEDKEGEEEEEEDEEEVEEGEEEEEEDEDEEEDEDDDEEEEEDEDEDEEEEDEDEEPLLKSVKLTQHLGAVYRNGDATSACLVAGDKMIVGTHNGNIHVIQLPGFNTLRVYHAHSASVTAISISPYPPPLPDERAEVLQRTQTGLSGPPARPSDTSPSAASKRLREAPQVPRTPSNDIHIATSSMDGNVCVQSLIDMKDVQLRNFARPVQAVALSPEYKSDRTYLSGGRAGQLILTVRGGPGRSTSTTVGTAAAVASDWLSTIGVKNSGGKDTVLHSGEGTINAIKWSLSGKYVAWLNEHGIKIMRSKLHLDSTEIEDAWKRIGHVDRPHTTQWETMAGVWKGRVEWIDEKSVESDESEVSPHDPIISSSSSSGTKSVERLLVGWGGTMWIIHVHPGGIGSGRHAGEKTIARAEIAKILHIDCIISGISLYSQNQLLVLAFCSPEDEDDAAEDDTFGPSHARDSPKKHKSKHSTSSAENEQHRGQRQRLNALPPELRLIDLKSQAEVDRHSLAINRVDRLSAADYHMCLLPAQNAASVVASTRGALEALAGIGSEMWNVAINPKSLFSSGASILSRESEDGASVSKAGSIAGTIRSSYIKARVPTVHPALSKPGVKIFIHSPYDSILATKRDLSDHLTWLVEREQYQQAWELLDENPEILAESLDGVVDPAAPATPSKYQAGADDFFDDESVADTIQRNMYSAVEKEKRRVGELWIREVIDEGDWELAGQVCGKVLTTPDRWEKWVWTFAGANKFDEITKHMPTKPMKPPIPTTIYEVLLGHYIQNNKPRFRELLDIWSTDLFDIPAITTTLENQLKYRDVRENSVEDGEKGRDWKIVVESLAKLYEAGGRQRDALKCYIRLQDADSAFRLIGDFHLADAVVDDIPAFIGLRVSPERLKHMTEPDLVAATSEAITLLVDEAQHGLVRPEVVVEQLQARNLQLYLFFYLRGLWRGQGIAEHTGENLERLVMDSQSLVDNFADLAVRLFATFDRPLLMEFLKTSTSYGFEKAVQECEQCSYYDELVYLYSKTGQMKRALYLIIDRLNDVNKAIDFAKEQDDPDLWEDLLNYSMDKPSFIRALLEQVGTTINPITLVRRIPEGLEIQGLREGLIHMMKEHELQHSISWGVATVLRSEVATAQNELRTGQRKGIKFEVLAEEDVDEKKEESEDTAPKPGQCAKCLETFTEYEMEALMGFVCGHAFHVSHLLEMLHNGREADVDLGPGPEEGGRYSVAMKVMKARLLRDRVRGGCPICHPAEA; this is translated from the exons ATGACAGGACCGCCGCCCCAGCAGCTTGATGGGCAGCAATCGCAGCCAGAGCTATTTGATGCGCACAGCGTGAGCTCCACGCCAACTAATAAAACGGAAGATGAACACGGTGCGCAGGCGAATGCTCCTAGAGTATCGGAAGATGGAAAATCAGAAGGCGAAACGATTGGAGAGGCGGGAGAAAGTGCCGAAGGGCAGACGACTAAGGGAGATGGCGGTGACGAAGACGGCGAGCCAAGCAACGAGTTAGAGGGCAAAAATGTGGAGGTTACCGATGCCGACATCGACGCCGACAACaataaagaagacaaagaaggtgaagaggaggaagaagaagacgaagaggaggtagaggaaggagaagaagaggaagaagaggacgaggacgaagaagaagacgaggatgatgatgaggaggaggaggaggacgaggacgaggacgaggaagaggaggacgaggacgaggaaccGCTCCTGAAATCTGTTAAACTTACTCAACACCTCGGCGCGGTCTATCGCAACGGCGATGCGACCAGTGCTTGTCTCGTCGCAGGTGATAAGATG ATTGTTGGCACGCATAATGGCAATATC CACGTTATCCAACTGCCTGGCTTCAATACTTTACGTGTATACCATGCGCACTCGGCTTCCGTCACCGCCATATCGATATCCCcatatcctcctcctcttccagacGAGAGAGCCGAGGTGCTTCAGCGAACGCAAACCGGATTATCTGGACCACCTGCGAGGCCATCCGATACGTCTCCATCAGCGGCGTCGAAACGGCTGAGAGAGGCCCCCCAAGTACCCAGAACTCCTTCAAACGACATCCATATTGCTACATCATCCATGGATGGCAATGTTTGCGTCCAGTCTCTAATAGACATGAAAGATGTTCAGCTCCGAAATTTTGCTAGACCTGTGCAAGCAGTCGCTTTGTCACCGGAGTATAAGTCGGATCGTACATATCTATCTGGTGGACGAGCTGGGCAACTCATTCTTACTGTAAGAGGAGGCCCTGGTCGCAGTACCTCAACCACAGTCGGTAccgcagctgctgttgcatCTGACTGGCTTTCTACTATAGGAGTCAAGAATAGCGGTGGAAAAGACACAGTGTTGCATTCCGGGGAGGGAACTATCAACGCTATTAAATGGTCACTATCCGGGAAGTATGTCGCTTGGCTCAATGAGCATGGTATCAAGATTATGAGATCCAAGCTTCATCTCGATAGTACAGAAATTGAAGACGCCTGGAAGAGAATCGGCCATGTTGATAGGCCACACACCACCCAATGGGAAACTATGGCCGGAGTTTGGAAAGGTCGTGTTGAATGGATTGATGAGAAGTCGGTTGAAAGTGACGAGTCGGAGGTTAGTCCTCACGATCCAAtcatttcttcatcttcttcgtccggCACAAAAAGTGTTGAAAGACTTCTTGTTGGCTGGGGAGGAACAATGTGGATCATTCACGTTCATCCGGGCGGGATAGGCTCTGGTAGGCACGCCGGTGAGAAGACCATTGCGCGCGCTGAAATCGCTAAGAT CCTTCACATAGACTGTATCATCTCTGGAATTTCTCTATATTCTCAGAATCAACTGCTGGTATTAGCATTCTGCTctccagaagatgaagatgatgctgcAGAGGACGATACGTTTGGCCCATCTCACGCGCGGGATTCGCCCAAGAAGCACAAGTCCAAACATTCTACGTCCTCTGCGGAAAACGAGCAGCACCGTGGCCAACGGCAGCGCTTAAATGCCCTGCCTCCAGAACTGAGGCTAATTGATCTCAAATCTCAAGCTGAAGTAGATCGACACTCCCTCGCCATTAATCGTGTCGATAGGCTATCTGCTGCTGACTATCATATGTGTCTCCTCCCTGCTCAAAATGCTGCTTCAGTGGTTGCCTCAACGAGGGGGGCATTAGAAGCACTTGCCGGCATTGGATCGGAGATGTGGAATGTTGCGATTAACCCAAAATCTCTCTTCAGCTCAGGGGCCAGTATCCTTAGTAGAGAGAGCGAGGATGGCGCATCTGTTTCTAAAGCCGGAAGTATAGCAGGTACCATCCGGTCAAGCTATATCAAAGCTAGAGTGCCAACGGTACACCCCGCACTCTCCAAGCCAGGagtaaagatatttattCACAGTCCCTACGATAGCATATTGGCTACCAAACGAGATCTTTCTGATCACCTTACGTGGTTAGTAGAACGTGAGCAGTACCAGCAAGCATGGGAACTTCTTGACGAGAACCCTGAGATTTTGGCGGAGTCGCTCGATGGCGTCGTAGACCCAGCAGCCCCTGCTACACCGTCCAAATACCAAGCTGGGGCCGATGACTTTTTCGATGACGAATCTGTGGCAGACACTATCCAGAGGAATATGTATTCTGCTgtggaaaaagagaagagaagagttgGTGAGCTGTGGATTCGGGAAGTGATTGACGAGGGTGATTGGGAATTGGCCGGCCAAGTCTGTGGCAAGGTTCTCACAACTCCTGATCGCTGGGAAAAGTGGGTGTGGACTTTTGCAGGCGCCAATAAATTTGACGAAATTACCAAACACATGCCAACGAAACCGATGAAGCCACCGATACCGACGACCATATACGAGGTGCTTTTGGGACATTATATACAGAACAACAAGCCCCGGTTCCGAGAGTTACTAGATATCTGGTCAACCGATCTCTTCGATATACCTGCGATCACGACGACGCTTGAAAACCAACTCAAATATCGCGATGTTCGTGAGAATAgcgttgaagatggcgagaaggGCAGAGATTGGAAAATTGTTGTAGAAAGCTTGGCTAAGCTTTACGAAGCTGGTGGTCGCCAGCGCGATGCACTGAAGTGCTATATCAGGCTTCAGGATGCAGACTCAGCGTTCCGCTTGATAGGCGATTTCCATCTCGCAGACGCTGTAGTAGACGATATTCCTGCATTCATCGGGCTACGAGTTTCCCCCGAAAGACTCAAACACATGACTGAACCTGATTTGGTTGCGGCAACCAGTGAAGCGATTACACTGCTTGTTGATGAGGCTCAGCACGGCCTCGTACGGCCAGAGGTAGTCGTGGAGCAGCTACAGGCAAGAAATCTTCAACTCTATCTATTCTTCTACCTGCGCGGATTGTGGAGAGGCCAAGGAATCGCGGAGCATACTGGCGAAAACCTCGAACGGCTAGTGATGGACAGCCAGTCTCTGGTGGACAACTTTGCGGATTTGGCAGTTCGTCTATTTGCTACGTTTGATAGGCCACTTCTTATGGAATTTTTGAAGACTTCGACTTCATACGGGTTTGAAAAG GCCGTTCAAGAGTGTGAGCAATGTTCATACTATGACGAATTAGTGTATCTATATTCCAAAACGGGGCAAATGAAGCGCGCGCTGTATCTCATCATTGACCGATTAAACGATGTCAACAAAGCAATTGATTTCGCGAAAGAGCAGGACGATCCTGACTTGTGGGAAGATTTGCTCAACTACAGCATGGACAAACCTAGTTTCATCCGAGCTCTTCTGGAGCAGGTTGGCACAACTATAAATCCAATAACCTTGGTTCGGCGGATTCCCGAGGGTCTCGAGATCCAAGGTCTAAGAGAAGGGCTTATTCATATGATGAAGGAGCACGAGCTGCAGCACAGCATTAGCTGGGGCGTAGCGACGGTATTACGAAGTGAAGTCGCGACTGCCCAAAACGAGCTTCGGACAGGGCAGCGCAAGGGCATCAAGTTTGAAGTCTTGGCGGAAGAAGAtgttgatgagaagaaggaagaaagcgAGGATACGGCACCAAAGCCTGGCCAGTGTGCAAAATGCCTCGAAACATTCACCGAATATGAGATGGAAGCTTTGATGGGGTTCGTGTGCGGACACGCATTCCATGTGAGCCATTTGCTTGAGATGCTGCACAATGGCAGGGAGGCCGATGTTGATCTTGGGCCTGGACCGGAGGAAGGAGGGCGATATTCAGTTGCGATGAAGGTTATGAAGGCGAGGCTGTTGAGAGACAGAGTGAGAGGGGGCTGTCCAATTTGCCACCCAGCTGAGGCGTAG